The Archangium primigenium genomic interval GCGTGGCCCTGCGGCTGCTCGTGCAGGCCTGCGCCGACGCGGGCCGGTATGGCGAGGCCCAGACCTGGGCCCGCCGGCTGCGCGCCCGCGCCGAGGAGGTGACGCCCCGGGTCGATCAGGCGCTCGTGTTCGCCGCGGGGGCCCTGTCCGGCCTGCACCTGCGCTTCGGGTTCCTGCGCGCCGCGGCCGAGCCGCGCGTGGAGCTGTCACCCGAGGCCCGCCCCGCGGATCGCGTGCTGCTGTCCGGCATGGAGCTGTATGCCCGGGGTCTGCGCGCCCTGGAGGCCGGGCCGCTCGCGGAGGCCGACCGGCTGTGCACGGCGCTCGAGCAGCTCGCGCAGCCCCTCACCGACGAGTCCCGGAGCGAGGGCCATCTGCTCTGCCCCCGGGATGTCACCCGGGTGGTGGAGCTGGCGGCGTGCGAGCTGCGCGGCGCGCTGGAGGCCCGGCAGGGAGACCCCGCCCGGGCCGAGGCCACGCTCACCCGCGCCCTGCGCCTGGAGCGACGCTTGCGCCCGGCGGGCCCTCCGGCCTTCTCCCGCCCGGTCCGCGAGACCCTGGCCCGGCACCGGCTGCGCCTGGGCCGCGAGGAGAAGGCGCTGGAGCTGGCGCGCGCCCTCGTCGAGGAACGGCCGGGCTCCGGTCACGCCTGGCTCCTGCTGGCCGACATCCACCTCGCCCGGGGCGCGGTGGCCGAGGCCGCCATGGCCTTCTCCTCGTGCCTGACGTGCTGGCGGGACGCGGAGGCCCACCTGCCCGAGGTCCAGCGCGCCCGGTCCTTCCGCGGGGCCTCGCCGCGCCCCGTGTCCCGCATGCGCCTGGTGCCCCCCGTGGAGAACGCCCCGGCGTGAGCCCTGGCCTCAGGCCGTGGTCCGCGGGCCCACCGACTCGAGGAACGCGAGGATGCGCCGCCCACAGGCCTCGGGCTGCTCCAGCGGGAAGAGGTGGCCGCCGGACAGCTCGTCCGTCTGGAGGCCCGCCTGGGCCTTCCGCACCCGCCCGAGGGCCTCGGGGGTGAGGGTGTCCGAGTGGATCCCCCGCAGCACGAGCACCGGCACCTTCACCTCGCGCAGCCGCTTCCAGATGGCGCGCGGCGAGGTCTCGAAGATGCGCGCCTCCCAGGCCGTGGGGATGGTGAGCCGCAGTCCGCCGCCGGGCGCTTCCGTGAGGCCGTGGGTGAGGTAGTCCTGGAAGCACGCCGGATCGAAGCCCCGGAAGAGCGCCTTCTTGGCGTAGCTCGCGGCGGCCTCCTCGCGCGAGCCCCAGTGCTCGCGGCGTCGGCGGGCGAGGCTCGCGGGCGGCACACGGCCGCGCAGCCCGAGCAGGCTCAGCAGCTGGAGGGCCAGGGCCCGCCCCCCGGTGAAGAGCACGGGATCCAACATCACCACGGCGCGAAAGAGGTCCGGATGGTTCGCGGCGGCGATGAGCGTGGCCACGCCGCCCATGCTGTGCCCCACGCCCACCACGTCCGTGAGGCCCCGGGCGCGCAGGGCGTGCACCAGGTCCTCCGCCATGTCGTCCCAGTCCTTCATCGAGAGGGGATCCGCCCCAGGCACCAGGCAGCGGCTCTCCAGCGTGTACACGTGCGCGTGGGGCGTGAGCGTGTCGAACAGCCGCCGGTAGCTGCCCGGGGGAAAGCCGTTGGCGTGCGCGAAGTGCAGCACGGGCCCCTGGCCGCCCCGGTCCTCCAGCCTCAAGGCATCACTCATCACGCCGCTCAGCCCACCTGGGGCGGTTCGTCGAGATCCTTCGCCAGGTAGCGCAGCACGTCCGCGGGCGTGATGATGCCCAGCAGCTTGTCCTCGCGCACCACGGGCAGGTGGTGGATGCCGTGTCGGCGGAAGCGCGCCAAGACCTCGTCGCTCGTCTCGAACTCGTTCACCGTGAACACCGGCGAGGACATGAGCTCGCGCGCCGGAGTGTCCAGTGCCCGGTTCTCCAGCAGGGCGTTGAGGATGTCGGGCTCGCTGATCATCCCCACCACCTGCTCGTCCTCCATCACGGGCACGCCGGCGATGCGCGCATCGGCCAGGATCAGGGCGATCTCCGAGAGTGGCGTGTGCGGCGCCACGGACTTCACGGGAGAGGTCATCAAGTGTCGGGCATGTCCCTTCATGTCCGCGAGCTTGGTCACGCGTCGGGGAGGCGTCAATCTCCCTGAAGCGAGGTGGCGGGCTGCTTGACGATTCGGTCCGGTGGGGAATGGACTGCCCCCATGCCCTCCTTCCGCCTCCAAAGAGACCAGGCCGCGCTGCTCGTCGTCGACATCCAGGAGCGGCTGTGCGCCGCCATGGAGCCGGGCGCGCTCGAGCGGATGCTCCAGCGGACCAATGCCGCCCTCCAGGGGGCCCGGGCCCTGGAGCTGCCCCTCCTGGTCACCGAGCAGTACCCCAAGGGCCTGGGACGCACGGACGCGCGGCTGTCGGCGCACCTGGGCGCGTACACCCCGGTGGAGAAGCTCATGTTCAGCGCCTGTGTGCCCGAGGTGGTGGCCGCGCTCGGCGCGCGCACGCAGGTGCTGATCGTGGGCATGGAGACCCACGTGTGCGTCTACCAGACGGTGCGCGACCTGGCCGAGCGGGGGTTGACGCCCGTGCTGTGCGCGGACGCGGTGCTGTCGCGCCACCCGGAGGACCGGCGCGTGGGCCTGGAGATGTGCCGGGACGCGGGCGCCCGGGTGCTCACCGTGGAGGCCGCGCTCTTCGACCTGCTCGGCGTCGCGGGGACGCCCGAGTTCAAGAAGGTGTCCGCGGCGGTGCGGTGAGGGGGCCGGACGCGGCTCCTGGATGGCCTGGACGCGCTGCTCGTGGCCGAGGGCCTGCTCACGCCGTGAGGTTCAGCGGCGATGCCGCGCGGCGACCTGGAAGAGTTGGGTGAGGGAGAAGTCCAGCAGCGACTGGCACGAGCCCAGGTAGTGCGCTGCCCGTGCGAAAGGGAACCAGACACGTTCACCCACGAGCACCTGGGCTTCTTCCATGCGTCGGCGGGGAATCCATTGGCCGCCCAGGTGGTGCACCAGCACCTGTCCCAGGTAGGCGCCCACGGCGGGCACCGCGTGCGCCTCGATGTGCTCGCGCTGGAACACCCGAGGGAACTCCTCCCGCCAGAACTGGAAGTCCACGTCCGTGAGCGATTCGGGCGTCGCCTCGAGGACCGAGGGCACTTTCGTGTGAAACAGCGCGACGAGATGCTCGGCGAGGGTGCGGTAGTGCGCACGGGCCTGTTCCTCGTCCTCCACGTCCGAGGGAAGGGCGGCGCTGGCGGGGCGCCACTCCTCTGGCGCGGGGGGGCTCCAGTCGTTGAAGTCGGCGATCTGGCGTTGACGTTCGTGGAGCGCGGCACGGTCCACCACGCGGGCGAGCAGGGGCGCCACGTCCGAGGGAAAGCGTGGCTCCACGGGGGCGAGGGCCGCGCTGCGCGCGTGCAGGGTGCGCCGCACGGTGGTCAGGTCGAGGTCCGGTCGCAGGTGGGCGTGGGCGCGCGCCTGGGCCTCGCGTGCGGGGGCGCTGGCGAAGTCCGCCAGGGTGGGCCACGTCACCAGGAGGACGGAGCCATCGGGCAAGGACTCCACCCGATGGGCGGGTGTGGAGAGCATGCGGTCGCGACCCACGGTCTCCACCAGTCTTGGACCGAAGACGTTCAGCCAGGACACCTCGTAGATCTGATCGAACCCATCCTGGCGCGAGCGCCTTTCGTCCCGGCCGAACGAGGGCGCACCCGCCAGGGCCCTGTCCGCGAGACTGTGCGCCGCGGCATGGGTGCCCGGGTAGCGCGACGCCCATGCGCGCACCAACTCCGTGAACCGCTGACAGCGTGCCTCGTCCGCGAACAGGGAGAGGGGCTGGATTTCGAGCAGGATGTTCAGCTCGGGAGCGAGTGGCGGAAAGGTGAGGCTGGTCCCCATTTCAAGGGCCGGGAGCTTCGTTCGGTAGAAGAAGAGGGACGCGGTCCTCTCACCGCGTTTCTCCTCCCAGCACTTCCGGATGGCGGCGCGGGAGTAGCGACGTCGTCGCTTGCCACTCACGAGCTCCGGCATCCACTCGCCCGCGTACTCCTCGAGGAATTGAACCAGAGGCGTCAGCTCGTGCTCCCACGCGGCCCGCGGGTCGAAGGCGCCGTCGAAAACCAGGACCAGGCTGTCTTCCCGCCGAGAGAGTTCCAGTTCCTTCATTGGACGGACACCTCCACGCCCTTGACCTCTCGCTCCGCATCTCGCAGGGCGGCCCTCACCGGGTCCAGGCGGTCGGGCATGAGACGACCGCCCTCGTAGATGAGGCGGATCCTGATGACGGGAACCTCTCGCTCATGGTGGAGAAGGGACTGAATCGATTCTCGGCGGATGTCCAGCGTCTCGCCATATTTGCGCAGCGCCTCTCTGGCGTCAGCGGTGAACTGGGACTGCAGGGCTTCGTACTTCAGATCCGAGAGGTCGCGGCTCTTGAAGCTGAACGTCTCCACGCGCGGCGGAGAACCAGCGCCTGGGTGTTCCTCGATGACGAGCACGTCCACGAACCGCAAACCGCTCCCTGGCTTCCATACACCCACGAACCTTTCGACGCGTGGGCGCTCGAAGTTCTCGAGGAAGCGACGCGAGGCCCGGGGCAGGGCCGCGTCGGCTCGCAGTTGCTCCACCATATGACGCTCGAAGGCGAGGCCTCGGGCGAACCCTCCCCGCATCGCCTCGTAGGCGTCCCAGAGCAGTGGTCCCTCGGCGGCCGTGCCCCGCCGGAGATCTCCGAGGCGCTGCTCCCGGTAGGCGACGTACTCGATCCATCGAGGGTTGCCCTGGGCTTCAGGGGGCGGCGCCTTCAGGGCGGACTGCTGCCGCTCCAACAGGGAGACGTCCCTGGGAAGACGCGGCCCCGTGGCTTCCCGCTCCACCAGGGCCAGGCGTGCTTCCACCACCTCGCGTGTGAGACCCGCGCCTTCGTCCACCAGGGCGGCCCGTCCACTCTTCACCGAGGAGGGACCCGCGCGTGGGGATTTCCCCTGGGTCATCCACGCCTGGGCCCTGGCCACATCGCCTCGGGTTTCGTGCAGGGCGAGCGCCGCGTCCATGCCGCCCTCGGCCACGAAGAAACCCGCTTCTCTCCGGGCGCGGATATTCCCGAAGAGCTCCCGCATGCCCTCCACGCCCCAGCGGGCTTCCCACTGGCGTCCCAGTTCCTGGAGTGCTTCCAGCCGTGGAGCACGCATGCCGCGACCGCTCGCGTACAGGCCCACCATCAGGGCCGCGGGCGCCAGTTCCTGCGTGGCCCGTTCGTACTGGCCTCGAGCGAGGGCGCTGACGCCGTGTCCCGTGCTGGCCACCAGGTAGTAGAAGCCCAGCGGCACGCCGAATGTCATCGCGTCGAAGCCTCCCGTCGCGATGCTGCCTGGCGCGAAGTGCCGCCTCGCCAGGGCTCGTTCCACCTCGCTCGCGGCGTGCTGGTAGGGCGCAGGCAGAAGGGCCCACCGAGCGGACAACTCGGCGTAACGGCCGCCATCGCTCAGGGGACTGGTGCGCACGAGGTCCCGGACGGCCCTGCCCAGACCCCGCGGCACGTCCGAGGCCTGCTCTCCACGCTCGGGGTAGGCCGAGAGCGGCAGGCCTCTCGCCTCCAACTGCGCGAGGACGGTGGGCATGAGCGCCAGCGTTTGTCCCAACCGCTTGTCCCGAGCGAGCAGTCGCAACACCGCATCCACTTCATCGTCATGCGCCGTGTGCAACACGAAGAGCGCGAACACCTCGGCGTGCGGGACGCCATAACGCTCGGTGGTGGTGACGAGAAACGCGGCGCGTTTGCGCTGGAGGATTGCGGCTGCGTCCGCGCGCATGGGTCCCAAGGCCCCCAATCGCACGGCGCTCCAGTCATCCAGAGCCTCCACCACCCGGGGCATGTCCACCCGCCGCTGGAGCGCCACGTAATCGGCGGGCGAGGCACACGCCAGGAACGGCGCCAGGAGCGCCTCGGCATCGGCGGACAGGTCAGGCCAGCCCGGATCCGCCCGGACCTCGTCACGCCGGACGTCCTCCCGGGGAGACAGCGCGGCCGCGGGTGCCGCCATGGCGCCCAGGCGTGGGACCCCCCGTACGGGTCCCGTGGCGCAACCCAGGCCCAGCACGACCAGGGCCAGGAGCGCCAGTCCGTGACCCGGTTGGCTCACGCCCGGCCGTGGGTGAGGGCCTGCTTCACCGTGCGGACCGCGAGCGCCAGCACCACCAACGCGCTCGCGAGCACCGTCTGCGAGCCACCCACGGGGAAGTTGTAGAAGTAGGCGACGAGGTAGCCGCCCACGCCGGCCGCCGCTCCGGCGAGCGTGGACAGGAAGAAGGTCCACGGCAGGCGCAGGTCCAGCATCAGCGCGGCGATGGCCGAGAGGATGGAGAAGGCGAACACCGGCAGGGCGCCCAGCGCCCGCGCCGACACGCCCACCATCAGCCCGATGGAGATCATCAGCACGCCGTCGAGCATCCGCACGGGCAGCCCCTGCACGTGCGCCCCGGTGCGATCGAAGCTCGCGAAGGTGAGGCCTCGGAACCACCACAGGTGGATGACGAGGATGAGCCCGCCCGCCCACATCACGGCGAGCAGTTGGGGCCGCTCCACCAGCACCGCCGTGCCGAAGAGGATGCCCTGGATGTCATGGGCCTCCTGCGAGATGCGGTCGCCCACGAGGATGGCCGCGCCGCCCGTGAGCGCATAAGCCAGGCCCAGCACGCTCTCACGCGTGAGCCGCAGCCGCGCCGGATCCAACATCAGCACCAGCGTGGCCCCGAGCGCCAGCACCACCGCGCCCAGGGTCGGGTCCACGTGCATCCCCAGGTGGATCTCCGCGAAGAAGGCCAGCGCCACCCCGAGCCCCGCGGACTGCGTCACCGCCGCGCTCACGAACACCATGCGCCGCAGGACCACGTACACGCCCAGGAAGCCCAACACGCCCCCGGCGATGAGGGCGCACAGGATGGGATCCTCGAACAGCTCGTAGGCGTCCCAGAACTGGGCCCAGGTAGGCGTCTCGACGTGCGGATTCACGGGGCGGTCCTGTCGTGCGGGGACGGCGGATGGCGCGGGCAGTAGTCGTCGCCGTACTGGTGCCGGAAGGCGGGGTGGCAGAAGACCGTGTTCGCGTCTCCCAGCACCACGGAGGACGTCTCCCGGTCCACGAAGAGCAACTGGTCGGCGAACTCGGCGGCCACGCGCAGGTCATGGCTCACCACCACCACCGCGAGCCGCCGCTCGTGCGCGAGCTGCGCCAGCCGCTTCATCGTCTCGCGCTCGGCCACGGCGTCCATGGCGGCGGTGGGCTCGTCGAGCAGCACCAGGTCCGCCTCGGTGGCGAGCACCCGCGCGAGCAGGGCCCGCTGCTTCTGGCCCTCGGACAGCTCGCGGTAGGGCATCTGGGCGATGGGGCCCGCGCCGGCGGTCTCGATGGCCGCGCTCACCGCGCTCCGGTCCTCGCGCGAGGAGAAGGGCTTGAGGAAGTTCCACCCCGACAGCCGCCCCCAGCGCACCAGCTCCTTGGCGCGCACGGGCAGGAGCGCGTCGATGCCCGTGCTCTGGGGCACGTAGGCGCTGCGCACCTGGGGACTGGAGCGGAAGACGCGTCCGGACACCGGGCTGAGCAGGCCGAGCAGCGTCTTGAAGTACGTGCTCTTGCCCGAGCCGTTGCGCCCGATGACGGCCAGGAAAGTGCCTCGGTGGACCTGGAGGTTGATGGGCGGGAGCATGGGCTTGCCCTGATAGCCGATGCGCAGCTCCTCGCAGCACAGGAGCAGATCATCCGAGTGGGCGTGCGAGGCGGTCCGGGGCTCAGGGGTCTCCACGGGTGACCTCCGCCCGGGGGGCCACCTTCGCCAGCCGCTCCAGCAGCGCCGAGACCTCCGCGTCGCCCAGGGGCTTGTCGAAGTCCACGGCGTCGAACAGCGCCGGGGTCAGCGCCAGGGTCAGGTCCAGCTTCGCCAGGGGCGGCGTCTTGCGGTCCGACGGCAGATCCACCGCGCCCCCGAGCACCGCCACCGGCGTCTCCCCGGTCGCGGTCCGATCGATCTCGAAGCGGCGCTCGCCGGAGAAACGCGCGGGCACCCGGCCATCGCGCACCGTGCCCGTGAGCCGCAGGGCCTGGAGGCTCCAGCGCCCCTGGGCCACCTGGGTCTCGGGCAGGGCGCAGCCGGGCGTGCATCCGACGGCGCGGGTCTCGGGCGCGAGCAGGTTCCACGGCGCGCTGGACAGGAGCGTCACCACGGCGCTGGCCGCCGTGCCGCCGCCGGCCTCCGCCGCCACCTGCTCGTAGGGCACGAGCGCGCCATCGTTCCGGTGGCAGTGGCCGCCGTGGCACAGGGTGTAGCCCGGGGGCGGATGGGCGGGATCGAACGAGGCCCCACCACTGCCCGCGCTGATGAGCTCGATGCCGGTCAGGGTCAGCGAGGCCTCGTCCAGGCGCACCTGGTAGTCCGAGCTCAGGCGCTGGTAGCCGTCACCCGCGTCCCGGCCCGCCACGGGCTCATACGTGGCGCGCACGGTGGGCTCCACCACCGCGAAGCCCTGGCCGGGCTCCCAGGCGCACCCGGCGAGCGTCAGGCCCCCCAGCATGAAGAGAAGGCGCGCGCGCATGCCTCAGGTCCCCTTTCCCTGCAGGCCCTTCTCCAGCCGCTTCACCACGTCCTCGATGTGCTGGAGGTACGTCTCGCCCGCGCGGAAGTTGGTGCCTCCCGGCATGAGCACCAGGGGCGTGGGAATCTTCTGCGACACGAGCTTGGAGGTGGTGGACGGGTAGTACTCCTCCTGCAGCAGCAGGCGCGCCTTGCGCTGGCGCCCCTGGGCGAGCACCTCCACCACATGCGCGGGCGTGGGCGGGATGCCCGGCTTGGGCTCCAGGTAGGCGAACACCTCGAAGCCCAGCCAGTTGGACAGGTACGCCGTCGTGCGGTGGTAGGCGATCACCGGCTGGCCCTTGAGGCCCTCCAGGCGCTTCTGCCAGCCCCCCATGGCCTTCTGCATCTCGTCGGTGAAGCGGGCCAGGTTGGCGCGGTAGGCGTCCGCGTTCTTCGCGTCCAGGGTGATCATCCGGTCCGCGATGCCCTTGGCCACCGCCAGCCCGGCGCGGGGATCATAGAGGAAGTGCGGATTGCCGCCCGGGTGCACGTCCCCGTTGCTGCGATCCATGGGCACCGCGGGCACCTCGAGCTTCTGCACGAACTGGGACACGTCCAGGTAGCCCGCGCCATTGATGAGGATGCGCGGGTTGCGCGCGCCGTTCTGGAGCGTGGGCAGCCAGCCCACCTCCAGCTCCAAGCCGATGGCGAGCAGCATGTCGGCGCGGTTGAGCTCGAGCGCCAGGTTGGGCTTGGCGTCCACGAAGTGCGGGTCCTGCGTGGACAGGGCGAGCGCGGTGACCTGGACGTGGTCGCCCCCCACCGCCTTGGCCAGGGCGGCCAGGTCCGGCAGGGTCGCCACCACCCTCAGGTCGGCGCGGGCGGGAAGGGACAGCAGGACGCAGAGGGCGGCGCTCAGGGCCGCGAGCGAACGAAGCGGGTTCATGGGAACTCCGAGACAAAAAGAGGGAAGGGACTAGAAGGCGTGGGCGCCGTGGGCACCCATCACCACCTCGAGGGCGAGGAAGACCGAGGAGTCGCGCTGCTCGCGCCAGCGGGCGTTGTCGGTGGCGGCCTGCAGGCGCAGGCGGGAGAACTCGGTGGGCCAGAAGGTGACGTTGGCGGAGAGGCGCTCGCGCGAGTCGGTCCACTCGGGATCCAGCGGATCGTCCGCCACCGCGCCGCCAAGGCCGCGCGCGGGGCTTCCGAATTCATAGCGCGCCGCCAGGGCCCAGCGCTGGGAGAAGCGCCAGAGCGCCTGGGCATAGCCGTTGACGTCCGAGAGCACGTCCTGGGGCACCTGCCGGCGCCGGTAGAACAGCTCGCCCTGCAGCGTCACGATGGTGGTGCTGCCGCCCGACAAGGGCCGGTACTTGAGGTAGACGTCCGTGCCGAACACGTCGGCGCGGTTGCGGTAGCCCGAGGGCGTGGGGCCATCGGCCGCGGACAGGCCCCAGATGAGCGACAGGTCGTCCGACAGCGGGAAGAACTGCTTCACGGCGCCGGTGAACTGGAAGTCGAGCGGAGAGGAGACGCCCCCGCCCCCCGAGCCGAGGAAGCTGCGCGCGGTGCTCTCGCCGCTCGCGTCGGTGACGGAGCCGATGACCTCCACGTACCAGGGCAGGGGCGTGAGCCAGGAGCCCTCCACGCCCAGGCCGCGGTTGCCCTCGCCGCCGAACATCCGGCCGAGCGCGAAGGGCTGATCCACGAAGTCCCAGCTGTGCGGGTGCGTGGGGTTGAGCCGACCAAAGCGCGTGAGGAACTGCCCGGCGCGCAGCTGCAGGCTCCCGGGCAGCGCGCTGGTGGAGGCGTAGGCCTCCTCCACCTCGACGCCGAACTGGCTGAACACGATGTTGCCGGTGAACTGGAAGTAGGGGTCCACCGCCGTGTGCACCGACAGCTCCAACTGCTGCAGGTTGAAGCCGTTGGCGGTGGGGTCGTGCCCGCCCGACTGCAAGGGCTTCTCCGCGGTGAAGGCGGCCGCGGCGGCGTCGAGGATGAAGGACAGCTCCAGGCCCCGGAAGTTGATGTTCGAGGGGCTCAGCAGGATGCCACTGGAGCTGGTGGGCGAGGCGGAGGGCGGCGGCGGGGTGGTGCCCGAGGTCCGGGCGGCCTCGGCGGCCTCCTGACCGAGGGCCTTCTCGATGTCCGCCAGGTCCTCGGCGGAGACGTCCGCGGGGGGCGGGGAGGGCGCCGGCTCCGGCGCGGACTGGGCCCAGGTGGACCCGGGCGGAAGAAAGGCGAGACAGACGGTGATGCCGGCGAGCCGGCATGAAGACAGGAACACGGAACACTCCTCGAACGACACGTCCCGCGCGAAGGCGGACGTCGACCCGACGACTCCACTGCCACGGCGTCAGACGCGCGCGGGCGGGGAGGCCTTGGGGGCGAGATCGAGGATGGCCAGCGAGGAATGGGCGGGGCCTGGCGCGGGCGGAGGCGGCGCGTCCCGAGGCCCCACGGCGGGCACGGACAGGCCTCCGGGGGTGCTCGCGAGCACGCCCTTGCGCTCGTTGAAGGACAGACACGGGCACACCTGGTGGCCCGCGTCCGACGCCAGCTCCGTGGGCTGCTCCACCGCCGGGCCCTCGGCGAGCGGCTCGCCGCGCATGACGCCCGAGGCGGCCGGCGCTTCCTCGAACGCGGAGTGGGCCGGGCAGTAGCGGTGGCCGTGCTCCCGCCCATGACCGAGCACCGCCAGCGACTGGGCCAGCCACAGCGCCACCAGGAGCGGCGCGAGGAGAGGGCCTGCGATGTGGGCTCGGGAGCGCATCGATGAGGGACGGTGGGATGGCTCTACTGACGCCTCCGGGGGGTGTCAAGCCATCCGTCCCCCACGTCTTCCTGGAGACCCGGCGGGGGCTTCGCTGTAGGTTGCGCCTCCATGGAACATCGCCGAGCGACACCCGATCGGGCCGCCATGGCCGCCGCCATCCAGGCCTTCCTCGACGCGGCGGGCCTGCGGACCGAGGGCGACCCCAACCTCGCGCAGACCCCGGAGCGGGTCGCCGAGGCCTGGACGGAGGAGTTCCTGGACGGCTACGGCCGGACGCCCGAGGAGGCGCTCGGTGAGCTGTTCCCGGCCCCGCGCGACTCGGTGGGGGAGCTGGTGGTGGTGACCGACCTGCGCTTCCACTCCATGTGCCCGCACCACCTGTTGCCCGTCGCGGGCCGGGCCCACGTGGCCTACGTGCCGTCGAAGCAGGTGACGGGCTTTGGTCGGCTCGGCGAGCTCGTGGACTGCTTCGCCCACCGGCTCATCCTCCAGGAGGACCTGGCGCGCGAGGTGGCCCAGTCCCTGGCCCGGGTGCTCGACAGCCCCGCCACCGCCTGCATCATCGAGGCGGAGCAGGCGTGCCTGCGCCTCCGGGGCCCGCGGCAGCGCGACGCCGTCACGCACTCGGAGGCCTACGAGGGCCTGTTGCGCGGCGATGGCGCCCTGCGTCGTGAGCTGTGGGCGCGACTCACGCTCGCGCGCCGCTGAAGTCCGGGCCCGTGCCCGTTATCTCCTCCGCCGTGGAGTCCATCCAATGAGCCTGCCCGCCGAGCGGACCTTTCCCCGACCCGATCGTGCCCTCGTGGAGCGCGCGCACGCGGCCCTGTTGGAGGTGCTCTCCGCCGGGCAGGTGCGCCGCGACGAGGCCACGCTCGAGCGCTACGCCCGGGACGAGTCCGACTCGGGCGTGTACCCGCCCGACGTGGTGGTCTTCCCCGAGGACACCGCCCAGGTGTCCGCCGTCTTCCGCGTGTGTCAGGCGCTCGGGGTGCCCTTCACGCCGTGCGGCGCGCGCAGCGGCAAGAGCGGGGGCTCCTTGCCCCTGCGCGGTGGCGTGTCGGTGAGCCTGGAGCGGATGAACCGCATCCTCTCCGTCTCGGCGGAGGACCTCACGGCGGTGCTCCAGCCCGGCGTCATCACGGGGGACCTGATGCGCGCGGTGGAGGCCCAGGGCCTCTTCTACCCGCCGGATCCCAACTCGTGGGATCTCTGCACCATGGGGGGCAACGTGGCGGAGAACGCCGGCGGCCCCCGGGCGCTCAAGTACGGCGTCACCCGCGACTACGTCATCGGCCTGGAGTGGGTGCTGCCCTCGGGTGAGGTGCTGCGCGTGGGGCGGCGCACGCTCAAGGGCGTGGCGGGCTACGATCTGGTGGGTCTGTTCGTGGGCTCGGAGGGCACGCTGGGCGTGGCCACGGAAATCACCGTGCAGCTCTTGCCCCTGCCGCGCCACGTGAAGACGGCCCTGGCGGTGTTCGACTCGGTGCACACCGCCGCGCACGCCATCACCGCGGTGCTGGCCTCCGGCAGCGTGCCGCGCACGTTGGAGCTCATCGACGACACGGCCCTCCTGGCGGTGCGCGACCGGGGCTTTCCCTTCCCCCCGGGCGCGGGCTCGGCCGTCATCCTCGAGGTGGACGGGCACGGCGAGGAGGGGGTGTTCGCGGAGCTCGTGCACCTGGGCGAGGTGTGCGAGCGCCACGGCGCGAGCGAGGTGCTGGTGGCCCAGGACGCCTCCCAGCGCGAGAAGCTCTGGGCCGTGCGCCGCCAGGTGTCCCCCGCGCTGCGCGCGCTGCGGCCCCATAAAATCTCCGAGGACATCGCCGTGCCGCGCTCGCGCATCCCCGAGGTCATCCGCGCCCTCAAGGACATGGGGACCGAGCTGGGCCTGCTCGTGGCCACGTATGGTCACGCGGGGGACGGCAACCTGCACGCCAACCTGCTGTACGAGGGGCCGCACCAACGGGCGCTCGTGGAGCAAGGCATCCGGAGAATGCTGGAGATCACCGT includes:
- a CDS encoding tetratricopeptide repeat protein; translated protein: MLAFLLRNEESSLFPAAPWDDVADLDLPPPTPCEGLGRAHLPVNTRVPQAQRWFDQGLRLLHLGWRGEARRAFAEAARCDPQLAMAWWGLALTRGAGARRAASRAEAIYKALALSEGGPDAEQRYIVAATFLANKGPANGRHGFVREMEGHLERCPEDAEARLLLAGLLADGFEADGRPGPGQTYAQLLVRELLRTHPEHEGVHLAWVRLREESTRPQEALESARRLRVLAPQAAPALLAAGRLFLRTGHLQEAREVLEEAVTVEDAWRARESLPGAAAPVAGVALRLLVQACADAGRYGEAQTWARRLRARAEEVTPRVDQALVFAAGALSGLHLRFGFLRAAAEPRVELSPEARPADRVLLSGMELYARGLRALEAGPLAEADRLCTALEQLAQPLTDESRSEGHLLCPRDVTRVVELAACELRGALEARQGDPARAEATLTRALRLERRLRPAGPPAFSRPVRETLARHRLRLGREEKALELARALVEERPGSGHAWLLLADIHLARGAVAEAAMAFSSCLTCWRDAEAHLPEVQRARSFRGASPRPVSRMRLVPPVENAPA
- a CDS encoding alpha/beta fold hydrolase, encoding MSDALRLEDRGGQGPVLHFAHANGFPPGSYRRLFDTLTPHAHVYTLESRCLVPGADPLSMKDWDDMAEDLVHALRARGLTDVVGVGHSMGGVATLIAAANHPDLFRAVVMLDPVLFTGGRALALQLLSLLGLRGRVPPASLARRRREHWGSREEAAASYAKKALFRGFDPACFQDYLTHGLTEAPGGGLRLTIPTAWEARIFETSPRAIWKRLREVKVPVLVLRGIHSDTLTPEALGRVRKAQAGLQTDELSGGHLFPLEQPEACGRRILAFLESVGPRTTA
- a CDS encoding CBS domain-containing protein, with protein sequence MTSPVKSVAPHTPLSEIALILADARIAGVPVMEDEQVVGMISEPDILNALLENRALDTPARELMSSPVFTVNEFETSDEVLARFRRHGIHHLPVVREDKLLGIITPADVLRYLAKDLDEPPQVG
- a CDS encoding isochorismatase family protein, whose protein sequence is MPSFRLQRDQAALLVVDIQERLCAAMEPGALERMLQRTNAALQGARALELPLLVTEQYPKGLGRTDARLSAHLGAYTPVEKLMFSACVPEVVAALGARTQVLIVGMETHVCVYQTVRDLAERGLTPVLCADAVLSRHPEDRRVGLEMCRDAGARVLTVEAALFDLLGVAGTPEFKKVSAAVR
- a CDS encoding metal ABC transporter permease, translated to MNPHVETPTWAQFWDAYELFEDPILCALIAGGVLGFLGVYVVLRRMVFVSAAVTQSAGLGVALAFFAEIHLGMHVDPTLGAVVLALGATLVLMLDPARLRLTRESVLGLAYALTGGAAILVGDRISQEAHDIQGILFGTAVLVERPQLLAVMWAGGLILVIHLWWFRGLTFASFDRTGAHVQGLPVRMLDGVLMISIGLMVGVSARALGALPVFAFSILSAIAALMLDLRLPWTFFLSTLAGAAAGVGGYLVAYFYNFPVGGSQTVLASALVVLALAVRTVKQALTHGRA
- a CDS encoding metal ABC transporter ATP-binding protein — its product is METPEPRTASHAHSDDLLLCCEELRIGYQGKPMLPPINLQVHRGTFLAVIGRNGSGKSTYFKTLLGLLSPVSGRVFRSSPQVRSAYVPQSTGIDALLPVRAKELVRWGRLSGWNFLKPFSSREDRSAVSAAIETAGAGPIAQMPYRELSEGQKQRALLARVLATEADLVLLDEPTAAMDAVAERETMKRLAQLAHERRLAVVVVSHDLRVAAEFADQLLFVDRETSSVVLGDANTVFCHPAFRHQYGDDYCPRHPPSPHDRTAP
- a CDS encoding metal ABC transporter substrate-binding protein; its protein translation is MNPLRSLAALSAALCVLLSLPARADLRVVATLPDLAALAKAVGGDHVQVTALALSTQDPHFVDAKPNLALELNRADMLLAIGLELEVGWLPTLQNGARNPRILINGAGYLDVSQFVQKLEVPAVPMDRSNGDVHPGGNPHFLYDPRAGLAVAKGIADRMITLDAKNADAYRANLARFTDEMQKAMGGWQKRLEGLKGQPVIAYHRTTAYLSNWLGFEVFAYLEPKPGIPPTPAHVVEVLAQGRQRKARLLLQEEYYPSTTSKLVSQKIPTPLVLMPGGTNFRAGETYLQHIEDVVKRLEKGLQGKGT